In one Helicobacter sp. MIT 21-1697 genomic region, the following are encoded:
- a CDS encoding GtrA family protein, translating into MSKPSWQKASIMYLGIGIINTCVGYGVIFALIFYGIMPEVANVIGYGVGFVLSYFLNKTFTFASPSSHKRDLPRFAFAMGVAYLGQFLVMSFAYRFLALNPYFAQIIGGAVYVCIGFVISKCWVFKQ; encoded by the coding sequence ATGTCAAAGCCCTCGTGGCAAAAAGCAAGCATAATGTATCTTGGTATAGGCATAATAAACACCTGTGTGGGATATGGGGTAATTTTTGCACTTATATTCTATGGTATTATGCCTGAAGTGGCAAATGTTATTGGTTATGGAGTGGGCTTTGTATTATCTTATTTTTTGAATAAGACTTTTACCTTTGCTTCACCTTCTTCGCATAAACGCGACCTACCACGATTCGCATTTGCTATGGGTGTGGCATATTTAGGGCAATTTTTAGTAATGAGTTTTGCCTATCGTTTCTTAGCGCTTAATCCTTATTTTGCACAAATCATTGGTGGGGCAGTATATGTGTGCATAGGCTTTGTAATAAGCAAATGTTGGGTATTTAAGCAATAG
- a CDS encoding copper resistance protein CopD encodes MEILYPYFLTLHLLCAIIFLGYIFTDVVLLTPLRKILGDEIADKVFGAISKRGVKIMPLCVALLVITGGAMISRYIGSVQGYVQTPLQILLVIKMCLALCIVVMVTISLSCKFLKLKNPLAKVIHPIALFLGLLIVLLAKAAFYI; translated from the coding sequence ATGGAGATACTTTATCCATATTTTCTCACACTACATTTGCTGTGTGCGATAATATTTTTAGGCTATATTTTTACCGATGTGGTGCTACTCACTCCCTTAAGGAAGATTCTAGGTGATGAGATTGCTGATAAGGTATTTGGTGCAATAAGTAAAAGAGGTGTGAAGATAATGCCTTTATGCGTGGCTCTTTTAGTGATTACAGGTGGAGCGATGATAAGTCGTTATATCGGTAGTGTGCAGGGATATGTTCAAACACCATTGCAGATTCTTTTAGTCATAAAAATGTGCCTTGCATTGTGTATCGTAGTAATGGTAACTATCTCGCTAAGTTGTAAGTTTTTGAAACTTAAGAATCCTTTGGCAAAAGTGATTCACCCCATTGCCTTATTTCTTGGCTTATTGATTGTGCTATTAGCCAAGGCGGCATTTTATATATAA
- a CDS encoding glycosyltransferase: MITHCKYFTLYKMRKRAVAILSFILLFLSPPPAECKIKIIDFSRNFGKESAIYAGLQASKGDCVALIDADLQDPPTMLLKMYKKWQDKEADIIYARRISRAGESFIRAKLSEGFYVLSNLISQVHLESGVRDFRLMDRQVVNALLSMSEYHRFSKAMFEWVGFKKIGLEYEYIPRTQGSSGWSFWKLFKYAIEGFISFSTMPLRVAFILGFVMSVLSLGYGLYAVVSTLIFHNAVAGWTSLVAWIAFLGGVQLVILGVIGEYIARIYEQVKNRPIYIQRVQDKEKDA, encoded by the coding sequence GTGATAACACATTGCAAATACTTCACTCTTTACAAAATGCGCAAGAGGGCAGTTGCGATTCTGTCTTTTATTCTTTTGTTTCTATCCCCCCCCCCCGCTGAATGCAAAATAAAAATTATTGATTTTTCACGCAATTTTGGTAAAGAAAGTGCCATATATGCTGGATTACAAGCAAGTAAGGGTGATTGTGTAGCACTCATTGATGCAGATTTGCAAGACCCACCGACAATGTTGCTTAAAATGTATAAAAAATGGCAGGATAAAGAAGCAGATATTATATACGCAAGGCGAATCTCTCGTGCGGGAGAGAGCTTTATACGCGCAAAGCTAAGTGAGGGATTCTATGTATTGAGTAATCTCATCTCACAAGTGCATTTAGAATCTGGTGTGAGGGATTTTCGCCTTATGGATAGGCAAGTTGTTAATGCCCTTTTAAGTATGAGTGAATACCATCGTTTTTCAAAGGCAATGTTTGAATGGGTGGGCTTTAAAAAAATTGGTTTAGAATATGAGTATATCCCACGCACACAAGGCAGCAGTGGCTGGAGCTTTTGGAAGCTTTTTAAATATGCTATTGAGGGTTTTATTAGCTTTAGCACTATGCCTTTACGTGTCGCTTTTATTTTGGGATTTGTGATGAGTGTGCTAAGTTTGGGCTATGGGCTGTATGCAGTGGTAAGCACACTTATTTTTCACAATGCTGTGGCTGGTTGGACTTCACTTGTAGCTTGGATAGCCTTTTTGGGTGGGGTTCAGCTTGTTATACTTGGTGTTATTGGCGAGTATATTGCAAGAATCTATGAGCAAGTCAAAAACCGCCCTATTTATATACAAAGAGTGCAAGATAAGGAAAAAGATGCTTAA
- a CDS encoding glycosyltransferase, translated as MAKLSLIVPCYNEADNLLSFCKNIFAVFEDILKTYPQSVFELIFVNDGSSDNTLQILHSLQNAQEGSCDSVFYSFVSIPPPR; from the coding sequence GTGGCAAAGCTTTCTCTTATCGTGCCTTGCTATAATGAGGCAGATAACTTACTTTCATTTTGTAAGAATATTTTTGCAGTCTTTGAAGATATTTTAAAAACCTATCCTCAAAGTGTGTTTGAGCTCATTTTTGTAAATGACGGAAGTAGTGATAACACATTGCAAATACTTCACTCTTTACAAAATGCGCAAGAGGGCAGTTGCGATTCTGTCTTTTATTCTTTTGTTTCTATCCCCCCCCCCCGCTGA
- a CDS encoding glycosyltransferase family 2 protein, with product MILALVIPCYNEKDILPQSYEALCLKLKALISSQQISPKSFLCFIDDGSKDSTWEILNSFTQSPTYPLTTAIKLSRNCGHQNALLAGLEYVSDKCDCAMSIDCDLQDDISVIDEFILKAKTGAEVIYGVRKSRHKDSFFKKYSALGFYKLMEFMGVKIVYNHADYRLLSARAIKSLLNFSEVNLFLRGIVPLLGFKSDVVEYDRLERLAGESKYPLKKMLSFAWNGITSFSVVPLRIVSMLGILFFIFSFLLIGYVLFVKIFTDDVVQGWASVIIPLCFFSGIQLLSLGVVGEYIGKIYAETKARPRYFIEDIANPRKNL from the coding sequence ATGATTCTCGCTCTTGTGATACCTTGCTATAATGAAAAGGACATACTCCCTCAAAGTTATGAGGCTCTTTGTTTGAAACTCAAAGCCTTGATTAGCTCTCAACAGATTTCGCCAAAAAGTTTTTTATGTTTTATAGATGATGGAAGCAAGGATAGCACTTGGGAGATTCTTAATAGTTTTACACAATCTCCTACTTACCCATTAACAACTGCTATTAAACTCTCAAGGAATTGCGGACATCAAAATGCACTTTTGGCAGGTTTAGAATATGTATCAGATAAATGTGATTGTGCTATGAGCATAGATTGTGATTTGCAAGATGATATTTCAGTGATTGATGAGTTTATACTCAAAGCAAAAACAGGTGCAGAAGTTATTTATGGTGTGCGTAAATCTCGTCATAAAGATAGCTTTTTTAAAAAATATAGTGCGCTTGGTTTTTATAAACTTATGGAGTTTATGGGTGTAAAGATAGTTTATAATCACGCTGATTATCGGCTGCTCTCTGCAAGGGCTATCAAATCACTTCTTAACTTTAGTGAAGTGAATCTATTTTTGCGTGGCATTGTGCCATTGCTTGGATTTAAAAGTGATGTGGTGGAATATGATAGGCTGGAGCGATTGGCGGGGGAGAGCAAATATCCTTTAAAGAAAATGCTCTCCTTTGCGTGGAATGGTATTACAAGCTTTAGTGTTGTTCCACTGCGGATTGTGAGTATGCTGGGCATATTGTTTTTTATCTTTTCATTTTTGCTTATTGGCTATGTATTATTTGTCAAAATTTTTACAGATGATGTTGTGCAAGGTTGGGCTTCGGTTATTATACCCCTTTGCTTTTTTAGTGGAATCCAACTTTTAAGTCTTGGTGTTGTTGGGGAATATATAGGTAAAATCTATGCTGAAACAAAGGCTCGTCCGCGATATTTTATAGAAGACATTGCAAATCCACGCAAAAATTTATAG
- a CDS encoding Crp/Fnr family transcriptional regulator: MQALFDTLSRIGRKSHHNTNEILFFEGECVSSLLLLTQGKVRLYKSKTDIDDSECTLHIITAPSLIAEMPFFMRLNYPSNAQCMQPCEIISIHFDTFYTHILQDTQMCSLFITSLCHKIHILESHINAHNQNLQTRLLNYLKAHKDSLRTQSQKQIAQSLNVSPESLSRTLKILKNKGIVTTHKGKITLL; the protein is encoded by the coding sequence ATGCAAGCACTCTTTGATACACTCTCGCGCATTGGCAGAAAATCGCATCATAATACAAATGAGATACTCTTTTTTGAAGGAGAGTGTGTATCCTCTTTGCTTTTGCTTACTCAAGGCAAAGTGCGACTTTATAAGAGTAAAACAGATATTGATGATAGTGAATGCACCCTGCATATCATCACTGCACCCTCTCTCATTGCTGAAATGCCCTTTTTTATGAGATTAAACTATCCATCAAATGCACAATGTATGCAACCTTGCGAAATAATAAGCATTCATTTTGATACTTTTTACACACATATTTTGCAAGATACGCAAATGTGCTCACTTTTTATTACTTCTTTATGCCACAAGATACACATCTTAGAATCTCATATCAATGCGCATAATCAGAATCTCCAAACGCGACTTTTAAACTATCTCAAGGCACATAAAGATTCACTCCGCACACAAAGTCAAAAACAAATCGCCCAAAGTCTCAATGTTTCTCCAGAATCGCTCTCTCGCACCCTCAAAATACTCAAAAACAAAGGTATCGTAACCACCCATAAAGGCAAAATCACATTGCTATAA
- the kdsB gene encoding 3-deoxy-manno-octulosonate cytidylyltransferase yields the protein MIIIPARLESTRFPQKVLCDIGGLPMVVRTALNAQQVDSVVVACDDEKIESVCKAHKIPCVMTAKSHSSGTDRCAEASKKLGLSDDEIVLNIQADEPFLETSVIRALQDLMKKNMPFMGSLAKVIDEAHIIDSNLVKVVLNAHNEAIYFSRSPIPFCRDGQSEELKTYPYLGHLGLYGFSAKSLQAFCSLPKSPLEEIEKLEQLRALYHNKTIAMVVVQTKSVGIDTPQDYQRAIEHFNINK from the coding sequence ATGATTATTATCCCTGCGCGTTTAGAATCTACGCGATTTCCACAAAAAGTATTATGTGATATAGGTGGATTACCTATGGTTGTGCGCACAGCACTGAATGCACAGCAAGTAGATTCTGTTGTGGTGGCGTGTGATGATGAAAAAATAGAATCTGTATGCAAGGCACATAAAATTCCTTGCGTGATGACGGCTAAAAGCCATAGTAGTGGCACAGATAGATGTGCAGAGGCAAGTAAAAAACTAGGCTTAAGTGATGATGAGATTGTTTTGAATATACAAGCTGATGAGCCATTTTTGGAAACCTCTGTGATACGCGCTTTGCAGGATTTGATGAAAAAAAATATGCCATTTATGGGAAGTTTAGCTAAAGTCATTGATGAGGCGCATATAATAGATTCTAATCTTGTAAAAGTCGTGCTTAATGCGCACAATGAAGCGATTTATTTTTCGCGCTCACCCATTCCATTTTGCAGAGATGGGCAGAGCGAGGAATTAAAAACTTATCCATATTTGGGGCATTTGGGGCTTTATGGATTTAGTGCAAAAAGTTTGCAAGCATTTTGCTCATTGCCAAAAAGCCCACTAGAGGAGATAGAAAAGCTTGAGCAGCTTCGCGCACTCTATCACAATAAAACTATTGCAATGGTAGTAGTGCAAACCAAAAGTGTAGGTATTGACACACCACAGGACTATCAGAGGGCAATAGAGCATTTCAACATTAATAAATAG
- a CDS encoding DUF6056 family protein produces the protein MTNIHRGGVATKSTYWFFGILGGFLFILNCLFPTQSDDLGAVAGGINGMWSSYTNWNGRFFELLRTAFVGALAPSIYFVIINTLVGVGFILSFFVFIFGRLPKSFDDVVILSLLMFILMFQSAFGSIFLWAAGSLNYLWAYLALVCSFIPYRLFWRRYFSQDSKDVRKSNMLKELCKAFIFMILCFIAGMSSEMIGIVAIIVHIGFFIYALYKRVHLPLWYYAGIVAFTIGWFALYLSPGHAKRVAVYWELFGQDSFYTLSQLWAMSFSEKIQHLNLTYAKFVGYLPVIIIVPALFVCYKEKANKFISLLIIFVVIIFFVMAKNHKHFLPFASSFIAIIAFVNAGCFLMGFAYFYYKKNDEAMCRLFVKLLIAFLLFCLLVGTTIQVSIPSRAKLGYVLIEFVMIIFVYRQFMQSLSSERIAKIIKISIIALCCAYGGFVLSAYIDGRVKWNNMADSIEAQKVQGIEDVRVSASTFRSFYKNYGDWGNPGDNPNEWPNTTYAHYFGVKRFVVE, from the coding sequence ATGACAAATATTCATCGGGGGGGGGTCGCTACTAAAAGCACATATTGGTTCTTTGGTATTTTAGGAGGATTTTTATTTATTTTAAATTGTTTGTTTCCTACGCAAAGCGATGATTTAGGCGCGGTGGCAGGGGGCATAAATGGAATGTGGAGTAGCTACACAAACTGGAATGGCAGATTCTTTGAATTGCTAAGAACAGCTTTTGTTGGAGCTCTCGCACCGAGCATATATTTTGTTATTATCAATACCCTTGTGGGTGTTGGTTTTATTCTTAGCTTTTTTGTATTTATATTTGGACGATTACCTAAGTCGTTTGATGATGTAGTTATCTTAAGTCTATTAATGTTTATACTAATGTTTCAAAGTGCTTTTGGTTCAATTTTCTTATGGGCTGCTGGAAGTTTGAATTATCTTTGGGCTTATCTTGCACTTGTTTGTAGTTTTATCCCTTATCGTTTATTTTGGCGGAGATATTTTAGTCAAGATTCTAAAGATGTGCGCAAATCAAATATGTTAAAAGAGCTATGCAAAGCCTTTATCTTTATGATTTTATGCTTTATTGCTGGTATGAGCAGTGAGATGATAGGTATTGTGGCAATTATTGTGCATATAGGATTTTTTATATATGCTCTCTATAAAAGAGTGCATTTGCCTCTATGGTATTATGCTGGGATTGTGGCTTTTACCATTGGGTGGTTTGCACTTTATCTAAGTCCCGGACACGCTAAAAGAGTAGCAGTGTATTGGGAACTTTTTGGACAAGATTCTTTTTATACTTTATCTCAATTATGGGCTATGAGTTTTAGTGAGAAAATACAACATTTAAACCTTACTTATGCAAAGTTTGTTGGTTATTTACCTGTGATAATCATAGTGCCAGCACTCTTTGTATGCTATAAAGAAAAAGCTAACAAATTCATATCTTTGCTTATTATTTTTGTTGTGATTATATTTTTTGTAATGGCAAAGAATCATAAGCATTTTTTACCATTTGCAAGCAGTTTTATTGCCATCATTGCTTTTGTTAATGCTGGTTGTTTTTTAATGGGCTTTGCTTATTTTTATTACAAGAAGAATGACGAAGCAATGTGTAGGCTTTTTGTCAAATTACTCATTGCATTCTTGCTCTTTTGTCTGCTTGTGGGCACTACGATTCAGGTTAGTATTCCTTCACGAGCAAAGCTTGGCTATGTGCTTATTGAATTTGTAATGATTATTTTTGTCTATCGGCAGTTTATGCAATCCCTAAGTAGTGAGCGTATAGCAAAAATTATTAAAATATCAATTATTGCTTTGTGTTGTGCTTATGGGGGTTTTGTGCTAAGCGCATATATTGATGGGCGTGTAAAGTGGAACAATATGGCAGATTCTATTGAGGCACAAAAAGTTCAAGGCATAGAAGATGTGAGAGTGAGTGCCTCTACATTTCGTTCATTTTATAAAAATTATGGCGATTGGGGCAATCCCGGAGATAATCCTAACGAGTGGCCTAATACAACTTATGCTCATTATTTTGGAGTTAAACGCTTTGTGGTAGAATAG
- a CDS encoding group III truncated hemoglobin gives MAFEEINVDSIHQLMDIFYAKVRADKNGLGEIFNTKVGTSDEVWEVHKAKIANFWQGMLLNSGDYNGQPLKAHLDLPPFPRELFNVWLTLFEESLRAVYAKEEHISLILQRAQMIAQRFQYMIYESGIQH, from the coding sequence ATGGCTTTTGAGGAAATTAATGTGGATTCTATCCATCAGCTTATGGATATTTTTTATGCTAAGGTGCGTGCAGATAAGAATGGGCTTGGTGAAATTTTTAATACCAAAGTTGGCACGAGTGATGAGGTGTGGGAAGTGCATAAGGCAAAGATTGCAAATTTTTGGCAAGGAATGCTTTTAAATAGTGGCGATTATAATGGGCAACCGCTCAAAGCTCATCTTGATTTGCCACCTTTTCCACGCGAGCTTTTTAATGTGTGGCTTACTCTCTTTGAGGAGAGCTTAAGGGCAGTATATGCAAAAGAGGAGCATATCTCCCTTATTTTGCAACGCGCTCAAATGATAGCCCAAAGATTCCAATATATGATATATGAGAGTGGGATACAGCATTAA
- a CDS encoding chaperone NapD has translation MNISSIVVKTTQDSFNCVKNTIMQIQGCEIYLEDEATHQLIVVVEAPSTEEEVAINKHIESIAGVMSANMHYTYQEDEINAQLKNIDGSISEFLNNDNIPAENIAYSGSVAHLMSKKRKK, from the coding sequence ATGAATATCTCAAGTATCGTTGTGAAAACTACGCAAGATTCTTTTAATTGTGTCAAAAATACTATTATGCAGATACAAGGCTGTGAAATCTATCTTGAAGATGAGGCTACACATCAGCTTATTGTAGTAGTAGAAGCCCCTAGCACAGAGGAAGAAGTGGCTATTAACAAGCATATAGAATCTATTGCGGGTGTAATGAGTGCAAATATGCATTACACTTACCAAGAAGACGAAATCAATGCACAGCTTAAAAACATAGATGGGAGCATTAGTGAATTTCTTAATAATGATAATATTCCTGCCGAAAATATTGCTTACTCTGGCTCTGTGGCACATCTTATGAGTAAAAAACGCAAAAAATAG
- a CDS encoding HD domain-containing protein → MDSHFGTQNTSKIKAPRLNAGLLKKIFIAASIRRWNDQATPVEFVELDKQAHKIVIAYILAKYEENCGKSVDWESLILQFCFEFFERIVLTDIKPPVFHKLRETHNKELVTFVCECLESDLQEYEFFSSMREYLLGSKDSLERQILKASHYYASKWEFDIIYHFNPLMYDVQNIRNIINKQVEEHYHLAGMQQIMLYENVRELVAMFGQLRFQKRWSQTPRIPATSVLGHTLIVALSAYLVSFDIGCCKKMRINHFLCGLFHDLPEILTRDIISPIKRSVKGLDRLIKEIEEEAVKKKILAIVPPNIAEDIIYFTHNEFANRYMIEHFPHNAASGEELMDKFNQNEYNGVYGEFLKIFDNLSAYLEAKISISHGISSDDLINGAQGIYEKCAQKVIRGVDVGKLFRDFA, encoded by the coding sequence ACTCAAAATACATCTAAAATCAAAGCTCCTCGTTTAAATGCGGGATTGTTAAAAAAGATTTTTATTGCTGCAAGTATTCGTCGCTGGAATGACCAAGCTACACCCGTAGAATTTGTGGAGCTTGATAAGCAAGCACATAAAATCGTCATTGCTTATATTTTGGCAAAATATGAGGAAAATTGCGGTAAAAGCGTGGATTGGGAATCTTTGATATTGCAGTTTTGTTTTGAGTTTTTTGAGCGCATTGTTTTGACAGATATTAAACCACCTGTGTTTCATAAACTAAGAGAGACACATAATAAAGAACTCGTTACATTTGTGTGTGAATGTTTAGAATCTGATTTACAAGAATATGAGTTTTTTTCTTCTATGAGGGAATATTTGCTTGGCTCAAAAGACAGCTTGGAGCGGCAGATTCTAAAAGCGTCTCATTATTATGCGTCTAAATGGGAGTTTGATATTATTTATCATTTTAATCCTTTGATGTATGATGTTCAAAATATCCGAAATATCATTAATAAGCAAGTTGAGGAGCATTATCACTTAGCAGGTATGCAGCAGATTATGCTGTATGAAAATGTGCGTGAGCTTGTTGCGATGTTTGGACAGCTTAGATTCCAAAAACGTTGGAGTCAAACGCCGAGAATCCCAGCTACTTCAGTGTTAGGACATACGCTCATTGTGGCTTTAAGCGCATATTTGGTGAGTTTTGATATAGGTTGTTGTAAGAAAATGCGAATTAATCATTTTTTATGTGGGCTTTTTCACGATTTGCCTGAAATTTTAACAAGAGATATTATTTCGCCTATCAAGCGCAGTGTCAAAGGGCTTGATAGATTGATTAAGGAGATTGAAGAAGAGGCTGTAAAAAAGAAGATTCTAGCGATTGTGCCACCTAATATTGCAGAAGATATTATTTATTTCACACACAATGAATTTGCTAATCGCTATATGATTGAGCATTTCCCTCATAATGCTGCAAGTGGCGAAGAGCTAATGGATAAGTTCAATCAAAATGAATACAATGGTGTATATGGCGAGTTTTTAAAAATCTTTGACAATTTAAGTGCTTATTTGGAAGCAAAAATTTCTATAAGCCACGGCATCTCAAGTGATGATTTGATAAATGGAGCGCAAGGTATTTATGAAAAATGCGCCCAAAAAGTAATAAGAGGTGTAGATGTAGGCAAACTATTTAGGGATTTTGCTTAA
- a CDS encoding alpha/beta hydrolase-fold protein, with protein MQPFTHKPFGMPHKELLFGHSFGGLFVLYTLLHKPRSFNHYVCASPSLWWGEGKFIALPLKIMHYPDSIIFTSGSLEANFQRQAKSKIEEIVQDLQKSAPNPKSIVFVELMGQNYGSSIPYALNLGLDTLMQ; from the coding sequence ATTCAACCATTTACCCATAAGCCATTTGGTATGCCTCATAAAGAGCTACTTTTTGGACATTCTTTTGGTGGGCTTTTTGTGCTATATACACTTTTGCATAAACCGCGAAGTTTTAACCATTATGTTTGTGCTTCACCTTCACTTTGGTGGGGCGAGGGGAAATTTATAGCCTTACCTCTTAAGATAATGCATTATCCGGATTCTATTATTTTTACAAGTGGCAGCTTAGAGGCAAATTTTCAAAGACAGGCAAAATCCAAGATTGAAGAGATTGTGCAAGATTTGCAAAAGAGCGCGCCTAATCCCAAAAGTATTGTATTTGTTGAGCTAATGGGGCAAAATTACGGCAGTTCTATTCCTTATGCTTTAAATTTAGGCTTAGATACCTTAATGCAATAG
- a CDS encoding MATE family efflux transporter, whose protein sequence is MSAVSVNDKVDMRKDSIYKLFFYFFIPNLCAMLALSTYSTIDGIFVGKKLGENALAAIGLCWPVFPALIAFELLFGLGAASIASYFLGKGQDNRARLMFSSVFYFATLTSLIIGTILFFCVEKVALALGANELVLPYVVEYLQVIFLSAVIMVLHPLLDIFVINDKRPILAMMAMIIGSASNIVLNYIFLFELELGMFGSALATAMGHGLGMMILLSHFVCKRGRIYFVWRFSINAVFASAKNGVPQSISELSVAFVMIMFNHTLKALAESEEMKVSYLAIYSIVMYVGVVCFTILLSCAQGVQPIASYNYGAGEQKRVRRIYAFGIGFATLIGIVVYAVFISIDSMLVKLFLKSGQEMILQPTLEAMRVYFIGYIFLGFNIVSAIFFQSIQRPKSSFIITLSYNLIFVSILLLALSYYYGIFGVWLSYPLSLVCSSVVVIGVIAYEYRYGVLGKENKPLS, encoded by the coding sequence ATGAGTGCAGTGAGTGTAAATGATAAAGTAGATATGAGAAAAGATTCTATCTACAAACTCTTTTTTTATTTTTTTATTCCTAATTTATGCGCAATGCTTGCACTCTCAACTTATTCAACGATTGATGGCATTTTTGTAGGAAAAAAGCTTGGCGAAAATGCACTTGCTGCTATTGGATTATGTTGGCCTGTGTTTCCCGCTCTTATTGCTTTTGAGTTGCTTTTTGGCTTAGGAGCTGCCTCTATTGCTTCATATTTTTTGGGTAAAGGGCAAGATAATCGTGCAAGATTAATGTTTAGCTCGGTATTTTATTTTGCAACGCTTACCTCTCTCATCATTGGCACAATCCTTTTTTTCTGTGTAGAAAAAGTTGCCCTCGCACTTGGGGCAAATGAATTGGTGCTACCTTATGTGGTGGAATATCTGCAAGTGATTTTCTTAAGTGCAGTGATTATGGTGCTCCACCCTTTGCTTGATATTTTTGTGATTAATGATAAACGCCCGATTTTGGCAATGATGGCGATGATTATTGGCTCTGCATCAAATATTGTGCTTAATTATATTTTTTTATTTGAGCTAGAACTTGGTATGTTTGGCTCTGCACTTGCTACGGCTATGGGGCACGGATTGGGTATGATGATACTTTTAAGCCATTTTGTGTGTAAAAGAGGACGTATTTATTTTGTATGGCGATTCTCCATAAATGCTGTGTTTGCTTCTGCGAAAAATGGTGTGCCCCAAAGCATTTCTGAACTAAGCGTAGCATTTGTAATGATTATGTTTAATCACACACTCAAGGCTTTGGCTGAAAGTGAAGAGATGAAAGTCAGCTATCTTGCTATTTATAGCATTGTGATGTATGTGGGTGTAGTGTGCTTTACGATTTTGCTCTCTTGTGCTCAAGGTGTGCAGCCCATAGCAAGTTATAATTATGGAGCGGGAGAGCAAAAGCGCGTGAGGAGAATCTATGCTTTTGGGATAGGCTTTGCTACTTTGATTGGCATTGTAGTATATGCAGTATTTATATCCATAGATTCTATGCTTGTCAAATTATTTTTAAAAAGTGGGCAAGAGATGATTTTACAACCGACACTTGAAGCAATGAGAGTGTATTTTATCGGTTATATATTTTTGGGATTTAATATTGTGAGTGCGATATTTTTCCAATCAATCCAACGTCCCAAAAGCTCTTTTATCATTACACTCTCTTATAATCTTATTTTTGTAAGTATTTTGCTTCTTGCGCTCTCATATTATTATGGCATTTTTGGCGTATGGCTTTCTTATCCGCTTTCTCTTGTGTGTTCAAGTGTGGTTGTCATAGGTGTAATTGCATATGAGTATCGCTATGGTGTACTCGGTAAAGAAAATAAACCATTAAGCTAA